A stretch of the Mycobacterium sp. ITM-2016-00317 genome encodes the following:
- a CDS encoding SDR family NAD(P)-dependent oxidoreductase, giving the protein MEIEGKKAVVVGGASGFGRATAEALAKRGASVAVLDRPQSKGKEVADQIGGTFHEVDITDFDGTEAVLNQAVEALGGLHIAVTTAGGGIAERTVKKDGPHSLESFRKSIDLNLIGTFNISRLAGWHMSKNDPVDDEAEERGVIINTASIAAFEGQIGQVAYTASKAAIAGMCLTMARDMGSLGIRALAIAPSLFATGLTEGIPDEFASVLTKDAAFPKRLGKPEEYAKLALAIVENPMLNGQCLRLDAGQRFAPK; this is encoded by the coding sequence ATGGAGATCGAGGGCAAGAAGGCCGTCGTCGTCGGCGGCGCGTCGGGCTTCGGGCGGGCCACCGCGGAGGCGCTGGCCAAGCGGGGAGCCAGCGTGGCGGTGCTGGACCGGCCGCAGTCCAAGGGCAAAGAGGTGGCCGACCAGATCGGCGGCACCTTCCACGAGGTCGACATCACCGACTTCGACGGCACCGAGGCCGTGCTCAACCAGGCCGTGGAGGCGCTGGGGGGCCTGCACATCGCGGTCACCACCGCCGGTGGCGGCATCGCCGAGCGCACGGTCAAGAAGGACGGTCCGCACAGCCTGGAGTCCTTCCGCAAGAGCATCGACCTGAACCTGATCGGCACGTTCAACATCAGCAGGCTGGCCGGCTGGCACATGTCGAAGAACGACCCGGTCGACGACGAGGCCGAGGAGCGCGGCGTCATCATCAACACCGCCTCGATCGCGGCGTTCGAGGGCCAGATCGGGCAGGTCGCCTACACCGCCTCCAAGGCCGCGATCGCCGGCATGTGCCTGACCATGGCGCGTGACATGGGCAGCCTGGGGATCCGCGCGCTCGCGATCGCGCCCAGCCTGTTCGCCACCGGCCTGACCGAGGGCATCCCCGACGAGTTCGCCAGCGTGCTGACCAAGGACGCGGCTTTCCCGAAGCGGCTCGGCAAGCCCGAGGAGTACGCGAAGCTCGCGCTCGCGATCGTGGAGAACCCGATGCTCAACGGCCAGTGCCTCCGACTGGACGCCGGCCAGCGCTTCGCCCCCAAGTAA
- the poxB gene encoding ubiquinone-dependent pyruvate dehydrogenase: protein MATVADHVIATLRASGVQRVYGLPGDSLNGFTDALRRSGEISWEHVRHEETAAFAAAADAGLTGQLAVCAGSCGPGNLHLINGLFDAQRSRVPVLAIAAHIPRSEIGSDYFQETHPQELFRECSVYREMVSTPEMLPRILHMAMRAAVEERGVAVVVIPGEIFLQKVDATAWQSRPVLPTRSVVRPDDAALRDAAAMLNEAQAVTILGGAGVEGAHDELVQLAGTLNAPVVHALRGKDFIEYDNPYDVGMTGLLGFASGYKAIKESDLLLMLGTDFPYQQFYPDHAKVIQVDIRGRNLGRRTPIDLGLVGSVGDTLSALQPLLRQKTDRTHLDRSLKHYRRTRKTLDDLAVNDRDRTPIRPEYVAALVNTLASDDAVFTADVGSPVVWAARYLAMNGRRRLLGSFNHGTMANALPHAIGAQTAFPQRQVVALAGDGGLTMLFGELITLIQNRLPVKVVVFNNSSLNFVELEMKAAGIVTFGTDLVNPDFAAVAQSMGVFGRRVERPDELESALAAAFAVSGPAVVDVVTARQELSIPPAITAEQAKGFSLYAIRTILAGRGDELLDLVTTNVARRILD from the coding sequence ATGGCCACAGTTGCTGATCACGTCATCGCGACCCTTCGCGCCAGCGGCGTCCAGCGGGTCTACGGCCTGCCCGGGGACAGCCTCAACGGGTTCACCGACGCGCTGCGCCGATCCGGTGAGATCAGCTGGGAACACGTGCGCCACGAGGAGACGGCCGCCTTCGCCGCGGCCGCCGACGCGGGGCTGACCGGACAGCTCGCCGTGTGCGCGGGCAGCTGCGGGCCGGGCAACCTGCACCTGATCAACGGGCTGTTCGACGCCCAGCGCAGCCGGGTCCCGGTGCTGGCGATCGCCGCGCACATCCCGCGGTCCGAGATCGGCTCCGACTACTTCCAGGAGACCCACCCGCAGGAGCTGTTCCGCGAGTGCAGCGTCTACCGGGAGATGGTCAGCACCCCCGAGATGCTGCCGCGGATTCTGCACATGGCGATGCGGGCCGCGGTCGAGGAGCGGGGCGTGGCCGTGGTGGTGATCCCCGGCGAGATCTTCCTGCAGAAGGTCGACGCGACCGCGTGGCAGAGCAGGCCCGTGCTGCCGACGCGATCGGTGGTGCGCCCCGACGACGCCGCGCTGCGCGACGCCGCGGCGATGCTCAACGAGGCGCAGGCGGTGACCATCCTCGGCGGCGCAGGCGTCGAAGGCGCGCACGACGAGCTCGTGCAGCTCGCCGGCACGCTGAACGCCCCGGTGGTACATGCGTTGCGCGGCAAGGACTTCATCGAATACGACAATCCGTACGACGTCGGCATGACCGGCCTGCTGGGCTTCGCGTCCGGCTATAAGGCGATCAAGGAATCCGACCTGCTGCTGATGCTCGGCACCGACTTCCCGTACCAGCAGTTCTATCCCGATCATGCCAAGGTGATCCAGGTGGACATCCGCGGCCGCAACCTCGGCCGGCGCACACCGATCGACCTCGGCCTGGTCGGCTCGGTCGGCGACACGCTGTCGGCACTGCAGCCGCTGCTGAGGCAGAAGACCGACCGCACGCACCTGGACCGCTCGCTGAAGCACTACCGCAGAACCCGCAAGACCCTCGACGACCTCGCCGTCAACGACCGAGACCGCACCCCGATCAGGCCGGAATATGTTGCCGCACTGGTGAACACGCTGGCCTCCGACGATGCGGTGTTCACCGCCGACGTCGGCTCGCCGGTGGTGTGGGCGGCGCGCTACCTGGCCATGAACGGACGCCGAAGGCTCCTCGGATCGTTCAACCACGGCACCATGGCCAACGCTTTGCCGCACGCGATCGGCGCGCAGACCGCGTTCCCGCAGCGGCAGGTGGTGGCGCTGGCCGGCGACGGCGGACTGACGATGCTGTTCGGTGAGCTGATCACGTTGATCCAGAACCGATTACCGGTCAAGGTCGTCGTGTTCAACAACTCCTCGCTGAACTTCGTCGAGCTGGAGATGAAGGCCGCGGGCATCGTGACGTTCGGCACCGATCTGGTCAACCCGGACTTCGCCGCCGTCGCGCAGTCGATGGGGGTCTTCGGGCGGCGCGTCGAGCGTCCCGACGAGCTGGAGTCGGCGCTGGCGGCCGCGTTCGCGGTCAGCGGACCCGCTGTCGTGGACGTCGTCACCGCCCGCCAGGAACTGTCGATCCCGCCGGCCATCACCGCCGAACAGGCCAAGGGTTTCTCGCTGTATGCGATCAGGACCATCCTCGCCGGCCGCGGGGACGAACTGCTGGACCTGGTGACCACCAACGTGGCGCGGCGCATTCTGGACTGA
- a CDS encoding cytochrome P450 yields the protein MRVRIADEAAGVFADPSAYADETRLHAAMTHLRAHTPVSWVEAPGYNPFWAITKHADIMAIERDNAVFTNSPRPVLSTAEGDAQHASIGISTLIHLDDPEHRKVRAIGADWFRPKAMRALKVRVDELAKTFVDQMYERGGECDFVQEVAVGFPLYVIMSLLGIPESEFPRMLTYTQELFGNDDAELQRGASMEERGLALFDMFNYFNEITAARRAQPTDDLASAIANARIDGEPLSDIDTVSYYLIVATAGHDTTSATISGGLQALIENPDQLQRLQQNPDLLPLAVEEMIRWVTPVKEFMRTAQQDTVVRGVPIAAGESLLLSYPSGNRDEDVFTDPFRFDVGRDPNKHVAFGYGVHFCLGAALARMEISSFFAELLPRLKSIELAGRPEHIATIFVGGLKHLPIRYSLTR from the coding sequence ATGAGGGTTCGAATCGCCGACGAAGCGGCCGGGGTGTTCGCCGACCCCAGCGCGTATGCCGACGAAACGCGGCTGCACGCGGCGATGACCCATCTGCGGGCCCATACGCCGGTGTCCTGGGTGGAGGCGCCGGGCTACAACCCGTTCTGGGCGATCACCAAGCATGCCGACATCATGGCGATCGAACGCGACAACGCGGTGTTCACGAACTCCCCGCGGCCGGTGCTGTCGACCGCCGAAGGTGACGCCCAGCACGCGTCGATCGGCATCAGCACGCTGATCCACCTCGACGATCCCGAGCACCGCAAGGTCAGGGCGATCGGCGCCGACTGGTTCCGGCCGAAAGCCATGCGCGCGCTGAAGGTTCGGGTCGACGAGCTGGCGAAGACCTTCGTCGACCAGATGTACGAGCGGGGCGGGGAATGCGACTTCGTGCAGGAGGTCGCGGTGGGATTCCCGCTGTACGTGATCATGTCGTTGCTGGGCATTCCGGAGTCGGAATTCCCGCGGATGCTCACCTACACCCAGGAGTTGTTCGGCAACGACGACGCCGAACTGCAGCGCGGCGCGAGCATGGAGGAGCGCGGGCTGGCGCTGTTCGACATGTTCAACTACTTCAACGAGATCACCGCGGCGCGACGGGCCCAGCCCACCGACGATCTGGCCTCGGCGATCGCCAATGCCCGCATCGACGGCGAACCGCTGTCCGACATCGACACCGTGTCCTACTACCTGATCGTGGCCACCGCCGGGCACGACACCACCAGCGCGACGATCTCGGGAGGCCTGCAGGCGCTGATCGAGAACCCCGACCAGCTGCAGCGGCTGCAGCAGAACCCCGACCTGTTGCCGTTGGCGGTCGAGGAGATGATCCGCTGGGTCACCCCGGTCAAGGAGTTCATGCGAACAGCACAGCAGGACACCGTGGTTCGTGGTGTGCCGATCGCGGCGGGGGAGTCGCTGCTGCTGTCCTATCCGTCCGGGAACCGCGACGAGGATGTGTTCACCGATCCGTTCCGCTTCGACGTCGGGCGTGACCCGAACAAGCACGTCGCGTTCGGCTACGGCGTGCACTTCTGCCTGGGGGCGGCGCTGGCCCGCATGGAGATCAGCAGCTTCTTCGCCGAACTGCTGCCGCGGCTGAAGTCCATCGAGTTGGCCGGGCGGCCTGAGCACATCGCGACGATCTTCGTCGGCGGGCTCAAGCACCTGCCGATCCGGTACTCGCTGACCCGCTAG
- a CDS encoding molybdopterin-dependent oxidoreductase encodes MSTRGARALAGVAAAAVGVGVAQLVAAAFGPEADVRTAVGSAVIDLTPGPVKEWAISTFGTADKLALGVILLLTIAAIAAVAGIAESRGRPLGSAMFVAAGGVGCAAVLSRAGATAPDIVPTVVGVGCGVAVLRLLVSGRFTDADERDGTDEGRRLSLVTLGLLGGGVAAGVLGVVVNRWMSSVSGDREAFALPKIDRAAPPIPATVQPADVALPSFVTPNTDFYRIDTALTVPQLSREDWQLRIHGLVDREVTYRYQDLARFEVVEEVVTLTCVSNPVGGELISNAVWTGYRVKDLLAEAGVQSEADMVLSMSVDGWTAGTPVEALTGDDALLAVGMNGEPLPLEHGYPARLVVPGLYGYVSATKWVTDLEVTRFDRAQAYWTRLGWSARGPIKTASRIDVPRSGQDVPVGPVTFGGAAWAQKRGVRAVEVQIDDGPWQPATLGDAYSGDTWRLWSFGWDARDPGFHTVTVRATDNSGYAQTPDRADPVPDGATGWHSITFAVR; translated from the coding sequence ATGAGCACGCGCGGCGCCAGGGCGCTGGCCGGGGTGGCCGCAGCGGCGGTCGGCGTCGGGGTGGCCCAACTCGTGGCCGCCGCGTTCGGGCCGGAGGCCGACGTGCGCACCGCGGTCGGCTCCGCGGTGATCGATCTGACGCCGGGCCCGGTGAAGGAATGGGCGATCAGCACCTTCGGCACCGCCGACAAGCTGGCGCTCGGTGTGATCCTGCTGCTGACCATCGCGGCGATCGCCGCGGTCGCGGGGATCGCCGAATCCCGGGGCCGGCCGCTGGGCAGCGCGATGTTCGTGGCCGCCGGCGGGGTGGGATGCGCCGCGGTGCTGTCCCGCGCCGGCGCCACCGCACCCGACATCGTGCCCACCGTGGTGGGCGTCGGGTGCGGGGTCGCAGTGCTGCGCCTGCTGGTGTCGGGCCGGTTCACCGACGCCGACGAACGCGACGGCACCGACGAGGGCAGACGGCTGTCGCTGGTCACCCTCGGCCTGCTCGGCGGCGGCGTCGCCGCCGGGGTCCTCGGGGTGGTGGTGAACCGCTGGATGTCGTCGGTGTCCGGCGACCGGGAGGCGTTCGCGCTGCCCAAGATCGACCGGGCCGCCCCACCCATCCCGGCCACGGTGCAGCCCGCAGATGTCGCGCTGCCGTCGTTCGTCACCCCGAACACCGACTTCTACCGCATCGACACCGCGCTGACGGTTCCGCAGCTGAGCCGGGAGGACTGGCAGCTGCGGATCCACGGCCTGGTGGACCGCGAAGTCACCTACCGCTACCAGGATCTGGCGCGCTTCGAGGTGGTCGAAGAGGTCGTCACACTCACCTGCGTGTCCAATCCGGTTGGCGGCGAGCTCATCTCGAATGCCGTCTGGACCGGCTACCGGGTCAAGGACCTGCTCGCCGAGGCGGGGGTGCAGTCCGAGGCCGACATGGTGCTGTCGATGTCGGTCGACGGCTGGACGGCGGGCACCCCGGTCGAGGCGCTGACCGGCGACGACGCACTCCTGGCCGTCGGGATGAACGGTGAGCCGCTGCCGCTCGAGCACGGCTACCCGGCCCGTCTGGTGGTGCCCGGACTGTACGGCTACGTGTCGGCCACCAAATGGGTGACCGATCTTGAGGTGACGCGCTTCGACCGCGCGCAGGCCTACTGGACCCGGCTGGGCTGGTCGGCCCGCGGCCCCATCAAGACGGCCTCGCGCATCGACGTGCCGCGCAGCGGGCAGGACGTCCCGGTCGGTCCGGTGACGTTCGGCGGCGCCGCGTGGGCGCAGAAGCGCGGGGTGCGCGCCGTCGAGGTCCAGATCGACGACGGTCCGTGGCAGCCTGCGACCTTGGGGGACGCCTACTCCGGTGACACCTGGCGGTTGTGGAGCTTCGGCTGGGACGCCCGCGACCCCGGCTTCCACACGGTCACCGTGCGGGCCACCGACAATTCCGGCTACGCCCAGACGCCGGACCGGGCCGATCCCGTCCCCGACGGTGCGACCGGATGGCACTCGATCACGTTCGCGGTGCGCTGA
- a CDS encoding carbon starvation CstA family protein: MATPTAAPSERVEETDGDITYIRTDKDLPPVAIIDRSPITVKHRIIFAVVAVLGAIAWAMIAFFRGETVNAVWFVVAAVCTYVIGFRFYARLIEMKIVRPRDDNATPAEVFENGTDYMPTDRRVLFGHHFAAIAGAGPLVGPVLATQMGYLPGAIWIIIGAVVAGCVQDYLVMSISVRRRGRSLGQMARDELGVVGGVAAIVGVLVIMVILLAVLALVVVGALAESPWGVFSIAMTIPIAIFMGLYLRYLRPGRVSEVSLIGVALLLLAVVAGGWVADTAWGVEWFTLSKVTLSWCIILYGLAASVLPVWLLLAPRDYLSTFMKVGTIALLAIGILLARPVMEAPAISSFAASGTGPVFAGSLFPFLFITIACGALSGFHALISSGTTPKLLEKESQMRLIGYGGMLTESFVAIMALITAAILNQHLYFAMNAPAASTGTTAQSAADYVNGLGLSGAPITAQEITDAAAGVGEESIVSRTGGAPTLAFGMSEVLHQVFGGESLKAFWYHFAIMFEALFILTTVDAGTRVARFMLSDGLSNLGGPFTKLRNPSWRVGAWICSVVVVAAWGSILLMGVTDPLGGINTLFPLFGIANQLLAAIALTVVTVVVIKRGMLKWAWIPGIPLLWDLVVTMTASWQKIFSGDPKVGYWTQHFQYRNARDGGATSFGAAKDAGQLDAVIRNTFIQGTLSIVFAVLVIIVVTAGVIVALKTIRGNAGPTSEDDPIPSRIFAPSGMFMTPAEKEVQKQWDALPQVHGRPSVTSAGTANP, encoded by the coding sequence GTGGCCACACCCACCGCCGCACCATCGGAACGCGTCGAAGAGACCGACGGGGACATCACCTACATCCGCACGGACAAGGATCTGCCGCCTGTCGCGATCATCGACAGATCACCGATCACCGTCAAGCACCGGATCATCTTCGCCGTCGTCGCCGTGCTCGGCGCCATCGCCTGGGCGATGATCGCGTTCTTCCGCGGAGAGACGGTCAACGCGGTCTGGTTCGTCGTCGCCGCGGTCTGCACCTACGTCATCGGTTTCCGGTTCTACGCCCGGCTCATCGAGATGAAGATCGTCCGCCCGCGCGACGACAACGCCACGCCGGCAGAGGTTTTCGAGAACGGCACCGACTACATGCCGACCGACCGGCGGGTGCTCTTCGGTCACCACTTCGCCGCGATCGCCGGGGCGGGACCGCTGGTGGGCCCGGTGCTGGCCACCCAGATGGGGTATCTGCCGGGGGCGATCTGGATCATCATCGGCGCCGTGGTCGCCGGCTGCGTGCAGGACTACCTCGTGATGTCGATCTCGGTGCGGCGGCGCGGCCGGTCCCTGGGGCAGATGGCGCGCGACGAACTCGGTGTCGTCGGCGGGGTTGCCGCGATCGTCGGCGTGCTGGTCATCATGGTGATCCTGCTGGCGGTGCTGGCGCTGGTGGTGGTCGGCGCGCTCGCCGAAAGCCCGTGGGGCGTCTTCTCCATCGCGATGACGATCCCGATCGCGATCTTCATGGGCCTGTACCTGAGATACCTGCGCCCGGGCCGCGTCTCGGAGGTCTCACTGATCGGCGTGGCGCTGCTGCTGCTCGCGGTGGTCGCGGGCGGCTGGGTCGCCGACACCGCGTGGGGCGTCGAGTGGTTCACGCTGTCGAAGGTGACGTTGTCGTGGTGCATCATCCTCTACGGCCTGGCCGCGTCGGTGCTGCCGGTGTGGCTGCTGTTGGCGCCCCGCGACTACCTGTCGACGTTCATGAAGGTCGGCACCATCGCGCTGCTGGCGATCGGGATCCTGCTGGCACGGCCGGTGATGGAGGCGCCGGCGATCTCGTCGTTCGCCGCCAGCGGCACGGGGCCGGTGTTCGCCGGTTCACTGTTCCCGTTCCTGTTCATCACCATCGCCTGCGGTGCGCTGTCGGGATTCCATGCGCTGATCTCCTCGGGCACCACGCCCAAGCTGCTGGAGAAGGAAAGCCAGATGCGGCTCATCGGCTACGGCGGCATGCTCACCGAGTCGTTCGTGGCGATCATGGCGCTGATCACCGCCGCGATCCTCAACCAGCACCTGTACTTCGCGATGAACGCCCCCGCCGCCTCGACAGGCACCACCGCCCAGAGCGCGGCCGACTACGTCAACGGGCTGGGCCTGTCCGGTGCGCCGATCACCGCCCAGGAGATCACCGATGCCGCCGCGGGCGTCGGCGAGGAATCCATCGTGTCGCGCACCGGTGGCGCCCCGACGCTGGCGTTCGGCATGTCCGAGGTGCTGCACCAGGTCTTCGGTGGCGAGAGCCTCAAGGCGTTCTGGTACCACTTCGCGATCATGTTCGAGGCGCTGTTCATCCTCACCACCGTCGACGCGGGCACCCGGGTGGCGCGGTTCATGCTGTCCGACGGCCTGAGCAACCTCGGCGGTCCGTTCACGAAGCTGCGCAATCCGAGCTGGCGGGTCGGTGCGTGGATCTGCAGTGTGGTCGTCGTCGCCGCGTGGGGCAGCATCCTGCTGATGGGGGTCACCGACCCGTTGGGCGGCATCAACACGCTGTTCCCGCTGTTCGGTATCGCCAACCAGCTGCTGGCGGCCATCGCCCTGACGGTGGTGACGGTCGTGGTGATCAAACGCGGGATGCTGAAATGGGCGTGGATACCGGGCATTCCGCTGCTGTGGGACCTGGTGGTGACCATGACGGCCTCCTGGCAGAAGATCTTCTCCGGGGATCCCAAGGTCGGCTACTGGACGCAGCATTTCCAGTACCGCAACGCCCGTGACGGCGGCGCCACGAGTTTCGGGGCGGCCAAGGATGCCGGTCAGCTCGACGCCGTCATCCGCAACACGTTCATCCAGGGCACGCTGTCGATCGTCTTCGCCGTGCTGGTGATCATCGTGGTCACCGCCGGAGTGATCGTGGCGCTCAAGACGATTCGCGGCAACGCAGGCCCGACGAGCGAGGACGACCCGATACCGTCGCGGATCTTCGCCCCGTCCGGCATGTTCATGACCCCGGCAGAGAAGGAGGTGCAGAAGCAATGGGACGCATTACCGCAAGTACACGGGCGGCCCTCGGTCACCTCGGCTGGTACTGCAAATCCTTGA
- a CDS encoding YbdD/YjiX family protein gives MGRITASTRAALGHLGWYCKSLMGDNHYQRYLDHHARTHHAEPAMSEREYWRHRHAAADANPGARCC, from the coding sequence ATGGGACGCATTACCGCAAGTACACGGGCGGCCCTCGGTCACCTCGGCTGGTACTGCAAATCCTTGATGGGCGACAACCACTATCAGCGTTACCTGGACCATCACGCGCGCACGCACCACGCTGAACCGGCGATGTCCGAACGCGAGTACTGGCGGCACCGTCACGCGGCGGCCGACGCCAATCCGGGGGCCCGTTGCTGTTGA
- a CDS encoding LLM class F420-dependent oxidoreductase, translated as MGAEGGLKVDAAVVSQLSHVPVAARTLEQRGYDGCWTAEINHDPFLPLTLAAEHTHSIELGTSIAVAFARNPMTVAQIGWDLQDYSQGRFILGLGSQIKPHIEKRFSMPWGRPVARMREFVLALHAIWACWGDGDRLDFDGEFYTHKLMTPMFVPPRQPHGDPKVFVAAVGDRMTEMCGEVADGLLAHAFTTQRYVREVTIPTLTRGIARAGRTRADVEVACPLFVVTGHDEQQLAAAAVATRKQIAFYASTPAYRNVLDLHGWGDLHDELHRLSRAGEWDTMGSLIDDAILEEFAVVAPVDGLVDKIRARCDGLIDRVLVGFPPSIDEATVVDLVTDLRNGA; from the coding sequence ATGGGTGCTGAAGGCGGCCTGAAGGTGGACGCTGCCGTCGTCAGTCAACTGTCCCACGTCCCCGTCGCGGCCAGGACGCTGGAACAGCGGGGCTACGACGGTTGCTGGACGGCCGAGATCAACCACGATCCGTTCCTGCCGCTTACCCTGGCGGCCGAGCACACCCACTCCATCGAACTCGGCACCAGCATCGCGGTGGCGTTCGCGCGCAACCCGATGACCGTGGCCCAGATCGGCTGGGATCTGCAGGACTACTCACAGGGCCGGTTCATCCTGGGGCTCGGGTCGCAGATCAAACCGCACATCGAGAAGCGCTTCAGCATGCCGTGGGGCCGACCCGTCGCCCGGATGCGGGAATTCGTGCTGGCGCTGCACGCAATCTGGGCGTGCTGGGGCGACGGCGACCGGCTGGACTTCGACGGTGAGTTCTACACCCACAAGCTCATGACGCCGATGTTCGTCCCACCGCGGCAGCCGCACGGCGATCCCAAGGTGTTCGTCGCCGCCGTCGGCGACCGGATGACCGAGATGTGCGGTGAGGTCGCCGATGGCCTGCTCGCACACGCGTTCACGACGCAGCGTTACGTCCGGGAGGTCACCATCCCGACGTTGACGCGGGGGATCGCGCGGGCCGGGCGCACCCGCGCCGACGTCGAAGTGGCCTGCCCGCTGTTCGTCGTCACCGGTCACGACGAGCAGCAACTGGCCGCCGCGGCGGTGGCCACCCGCAAGCAGATCGCGTTCTACGCCTCCACCCCGGCCTACCGCAACGTGCTGGATCTGCACGGCTGGGGCGACTTACACGACGAGCTGCACCGACTTTCCCGCGCCGGCGAGTGGGACACGATGGGCTCGCTCATCGACGACGCCATCCTCGAAGAGTTCGCGGTCGTCGCGCCGGTCGACGGCCTGGTCGACAAGATCCGCGCTCGCTGCGACGGGTTGATCGACCGTGTGCTGGTGGGATTTCCGCCGTCCATCGACGAGGCGACGGTCGTCGACCTGGTCACCGATCTGCGCAACGGCGCATGA